A region of Massilia sp. KIM DNA encodes the following proteins:
- a CDS encoding alpha/beta hydrolase — protein MKCDVLILAGLWNSGPQHWQSLWQARHPKWIRAAHRDWSSPQKDEWVAELDAAIADCKGAPILVAHSLGCMLAVHWAHCGSPLKIAGAFLVAPSDVEAPSYPVPADGFAPIPLAPLPFPSLVVASNDDPYVTPERARLFASSWGSRFVDIGAGGHINAESGYGEWPEGERLLAEFCDQVTGAT, from the coding sequence ATGAAATGCGACGTCTTGATCCTGGCCGGCCTGTGGAATTCCGGCCCCCAGCACTGGCAGTCGCTGTGGCAGGCGCGTCATCCCAAGTGGATTCGCGCGGCGCACCGCGACTGGTCCAGCCCGCAGAAGGACGAGTGGGTCGCCGAGCTCGACGCCGCCATCGCCGACTGCAAGGGCGCGCCCATCCTGGTTGCCCATAGCCTGGGCTGCATGCTGGCCGTGCACTGGGCGCACTGCGGCTCGCCGCTCAAGATCGCGGGCGCCTTCCTGGTCGCGCCCAGCGACGTCGAGGCGCCGAGCTATCCGGTGCCCGCCGACGGCTTCGCACCGATTCCGCTCGCGCCCCTGCCCTTCCCCAGCCTGGTGGTCGCCAGCAATGACGATCCCTATGTCACGCCGGAGCGGGCGCGCCTGTTCGCATCGAGCTGGGGCAGCCGCTTCGTCGACATCGGCGCCGGGGGGCACATCAACGCGGAGTCGGGTTACGGCGAGTGGCCGGAGGGCGAGCGCCTGCTGGCCGAGTTCTGCGACCAGGTCACGGGGGCGACATGA
- the kynB gene encoding arylformamidase has protein sequence MEAPQLWDISPTISADIPVWPGDTPFEAAPTWQIGNGCPVHVSRMTMTTHLGAHTDAPSHYDPEGASIDRVDLMPYLGPCRVIHCIGARLVDAADLAGRLEGTPPRVLLRTYAQAPQTSWDPGFAAISPAAIALLASRGVVLVGTDAASLDPQDSKTLDAHHAVRAARMAILEGVVLDEVPEGDYELIALPLKFAGMDASPVRAVLRQLVRALPHKETA, from the coding sequence ATGGAAGCTCCACAACTCTGGGACATCAGCCCGACGATCTCGGCCGATATCCCGGTTTGGCCCGGCGACACGCCGTTCGAGGCCGCTCCCACCTGGCAGATCGGTAATGGTTGCCCGGTGCACGTCAGCCGCATGACCATGACGACCCACCTCGGCGCCCATACCGACGCGCCCTCGCACTACGATCCCGAGGGCGCCAGCATCGACCGGGTCGACCTGATGCCCTACCTCGGCCCCTGCCGGGTGATCCACTGCATCGGCGCCAGGCTGGTGGACGCCGCCGACCTGGCCGGCCGCCTGGAAGGCACGCCGCCGCGCGTCCTGCTGCGTACCTACGCGCAGGCGCCGCAAACAAGCTGGGACCCCGGCTTCGCCGCCATCAGCCCGGCCGCCATCGCGCTGCTGGCCAGCCGCGGCGTCGTCCTGGTCGGCACCGACGCCGCCTCGCTCGACCCGCAGGACTCCAAGACCCTGGACGCCCACCACGCGGTGCGCGCGGCCCGCATGGCCATCCTGGAGGGCGTGGTGCTGGACGAGGTCCCCGAGGGCGACTACGAGCTGATCGCCCTGCCCCTGAAATTCGCCGGCATGGACGCCAGCCCGGTCCGGGCAGTATTACGCCAACTCGTCCGCGCCCTGCCCCACAAGGAAACCGCATGA
- a CDS encoding GNAT family N-acetyltransferase: protein MTVLETARLRLEPMSEAHYAGLRVLNGDPEVMRYITGAAETPEETHAVIARVQERWARFGYSWWSFIERQTGELVGAGCIQHLRHDPANPHEIGWRLRPNRWGMGYALEAAQRMARFAFEELEAPLLCAVCDRDNERSAHLMRKLGMRLRGEEVWDGYPVLLYEIDRADWERNAA from the coding sequence ATGACGGTCCTGGAGACGGCGCGGCTGCGCCTGGAGCCGATGAGCGAAGCGCATTATGCTGGCCTGCGGGTACTTAACGGCGACCCCGAGGTGATGCGCTACATCACCGGCGCGGCCGAGACGCCGGAAGAGACCCATGCCGTCATCGCGCGCGTGCAGGAGCGCTGGGCGCGCTTCGGTTATTCATGGTGGAGCTTCATCGAGCGCCAGACCGGGGAACTGGTCGGCGCCGGCTGCATCCAGCATCTCAGGCACGACCCGGCCAATCCGCACGAAATCGGCTGGCGTCTGCGGCCCAACCGCTGGGGCATGGGCTATGCGCTGGAAGCGGCGCAACGCATGGCGCGCTTCGCCTTCGAGGAACTGGAGGCGCCGCTGCTGTGCGCGGTCTGCGACCGGGACAACGAGCGCTCGGCCCACCTGATGCGCAAGCTCGGGATGCGTCTGCGCGGCGAGGAGGTATGGGACGGGTATCCGGTGCTGCTGTACGAGATCGACCGCGCGGACTGGGAGCGCAACGCGGCGTGA
- the motA gene encoding flagellar motor stator protein MotA, with the protein MLVIIGYIVVCISVFGGFALAGGHLATLFQPIELLMIGGAAVGAFFVGNNAKSIKATLKAFPTIFKGSQYTKDMYMELMALQFDVLSKVRKEGLMSIEGDIENPEASPLFSKYPAVLADHHIVEFMTDYLRLMVSGNMDALQIENLMDNEIETHHHEGAIPAHCIAKLGDGLPAFGIVAAVMGVVHTMESVGIPPAELGILIAKALVGTFLGILLAYGFVGPLASVLEQKLEESTKMFQCVKVTLLASLNGYAPALAVEFGRKVLYSTERPSFAELEEHIKKKK; encoded by the coding sequence TTGCTAGTCATTATCGGTTACATCGTCGTTTGCATTTCGGTGTTCGGCGGATTTGCCCTGGCGGGCGGCCACCTGGCTACCCTGTTTCAGCCCATCGAACTCCTGATGATCGGCGGCGCGGCCGTCGGCGCTTTCTTCGTCGGCAACAACGCCAAATCGATCAAGGCGACGCTGAAAGCCTTCCCGACCATCTTCAAGGGCTCGCAGTACACCAAGGACATGTATATGGAGCTGATGGCGCTCCAGTTCGACGTGCTGTCCAAGGTGCGCAAGGAAGGCCTGATGTCGATCGAAGGCGACATCGAGAACCCGGAGGCCTCGCCCCTGTTCTCGAAATACCCGGCGGTGCTGGCCGATCACCACATCGTCGAATTCATGACCGACTACCTGCGCCTCATGGTCTCGGGCAACATGGACGCCCTACAGATCGAAAACCTGATGGACAACGAGATCGAGACCCACCACCACGAAGGCGCGATCCCGGCCCATTGCATCGCCAAGCTGGGCGACGGCCTGCCGGCCTTCGGTATCGTGGCGGCGGTGATGGGCGTGGTGCACACCATGGAATCGGTGGGCATTCCGCCGGCCGAGCTGGGCATCCTGATCGCCAAGGCCCTGGTCGGCACCTTCCTCGGCATCCTGCTGGCCTATGGCTTCGTCGGCCCGCTGGCCAGCGTGCTGGAACAGAAGCTCGAAGAATCGACCAAGATGTTCCAGTGCGTGAAGGTGACCCTGCTGGCCAGCCTGAACGGCTACGCCCCGGCGCTGGCGGTGGAATTCGGCCGCAAGGTGCTGTACTCGACCGAGCGCCCGTCCTTCGCCGAGCTCGAAGAGCACATCAAGAAGAAGAAATAA
- a CDS encoding chemotaxis protein — protein MTRKKILGSHVKRLLSGVSMHGRRHLNEVETDLLQTELLLEEAIDKLTSSFMAIHSAVGARQETIDRLLAGGTPSLEDSEKLSAMSGEIGRHVNSAITSMQFQDMTSQLIERTLKRVAGLRDFLGTLSEHGADIAPETDSDEIVERLGKVSMALAIQSLELRSMLRKSVEQRHLESGDIELF, from the coding sequence ATGACAAGAAAAAAGATACTGGGATCGCATGTGAAGCGCCTGCTGTCGGGCGTGTCGATGCACGGCCGCAGGCATTTGAACGAGGTCGAGACCGACCTGCTGCAGACCGAACTGCTGCTCGAGGAAGCCATCGACAAGCTGACCAGCAGCTTCATGGCGATCCACTCGGCGGTCGGCGCGCGCCAGGAGACCATCGACCGCCTGCTGGCCGGCGGCACGCCCAGCCTGGAGGACAGCGAGAAGCTGTCGGCCATGTCGGGCGAGATCGGCCGGCACGTGAACTCGGCCATCACCAGCATGCAGTTCCAGGACATGACCAGCCAGCTGATCGAGCGCACGCTCAAGCGCGTGGCCGGCCTGCGCGACTTCCTCGGCACGCTCAGCGAGCACGGGGCGGACATCGCGCCGGAGACCGACAGCGACGAGATCGTGGAACGGCTGGGCAAGGTCAGCATGGCGCTGGCGATCCAGTCGCTCGAACTGCGCAGCATGCTGCGCAAGTCGGTCGAGCAGCGGCACCTTGAAAGCGGCGACATCGAGCTGTTCTGA
- a CDS encoding GFA family protein — protein MKTYHGSCHCGAVRYEADIDLARGTIKCNCSVCAKMRFWAAQVPPSAFRLLQGRDSLREYRFHARRDGHCFCGVCGINVFSTGDAPTSGPFVAVTVASLDDVPVEDLIAAPVRYIDGRNDNWTTPPAETRHL, from the coding sequence GTGAAGACCTATCACGGCAGCTGCCACTGCGGCGCGGTGCGCTACGAGGCCGATATCGACCTGGCGCGCGGCACGATCAAGTGCAACTGCAGCGTGTGCGCCAAGATGCGCTTCTGGGCGGCGCAGGTGCCGCCGTCGGCCTTTCGCCTGCTGCAAGGGCGGGACAGTCTGCGCGAGTACCGTTTCCATGCGCGCCGCGACGGGCATTGCTTTTGCGGCGTGTGCGGGATCAACGTGTTTTCGACCGGGGATGCGCCGACTAGTGGGCCGTTCGTGGCGGTAACGGTGGCGAGCCTGGACGATGTGCCGGTCGAGGACTTGATCGCCGCGCCGGTGCGCTACATCGATGGCCGCAACGACAACTGGACCACGCCGCCGGCCGAGACGCGGCATCTGTAA
- a CDS encoding class I SAM-dependent methyltransferase: MKRILRAPAVQAFLLQLAAFPLTLAAVYGLARAGLSVNYIHVALVQGLFAAGLSWWRGLASWWRAIQFAFPLAVLGVGQFAIPPAVFLGVFLFLLLLYWSTYRTQVPYYPSGRKVWDAVAQGLPQGRALQVIDIGSGLGGLVLDLQRRRPESRIWGIELAPLPWLASRLRAWATGSPARFVRGDYDSLDFGSFDAVFAYLSPAAMPALWDKAAREMRPGSVLFSYEFIITDRPPTGIVTPTPEGPKLYRWDF, from the coding sequence GTGAAACGCATCCTGCGCGCCCCGGCCGTCCAGGCCTTCCTGCTCCAGCTCGCGGCTTTCCCTCTGACCCTGGCCGCCGTCTACGGCCTGGCCCGCGCCGGCCTCTCTGTTAACTATATCCACGTGGCCCTGGTCCAGGGCCTGTTTGCCGCTGGCCTGAGCTGGTGGCGCGGCCTGGCGTCCTGGTGGCGCGCGATCCAGTTCGCCTTTCCGCTCGCCGTCCTGGGCGTCGGCCAGTTCGCGATCCCACCCGCCGTCTTCCTGGGCGTCTTCCTCTTTTTGCTGCTGCTCTATTGGTCGACCTACCGCACCCAGGTGCCTTATTACCCGTCCGGCCGCAAGGTCTGGGACGCGGTGGCGCAGGGTTTGCCCCAGGGCAGGGCGCTGCAGGTGATCGACATCGGCAGTGGCCTGGGCGGCCTGGTCCTGGACCTGCAGCGGCGCCGGCCGGAGTCGCGTATCTGGGGCATCGAGCTGGCGCCCTTGCCCTGGCTGGCCAGCCGGCTGCGCGCCTGGGCCACGGGCAGCCCGGCCCGCTTCGTGCGCGGGGACTACGATTCCCTCGATTTCGGCAGTTTCGACGCCGTCTTTGCCTACCTGTCCCCGGCCGCCATGCCGGCCCTGTGGGACAAGGCGGCGCGCGAGATGCGTCCCGGTTCTGTACTTTTCAGTTACGAATTCATCATCACGGACAGGCCGCCGACTGGCATTGTCACTCCAACACCAGAGGGACCAAAGCTTTACCGGTGGGACTTTTAG
- the flhD gene encoding flagellar transcriptional regulator FlhD, with translation MTANDMMAEIRDANLSYLMLAQQMIRADKVTAIFRLGISADIADLIEGMSNAQILKLAGGNMMLARFRFDDTAILGMLTSHTKERSLAQSHAAILMAGQPVEEIV, from the coding sequence ATGACTGCGAACGACATGATGGCTGAAATTCGTGATGCTAACCTGAGCTACCTGATGCTCGCCCAGCAGATGATCCGCGCCGACAAGGTCACCGCAATCTTCCGCCTCGGTATCTCGGCCGATATCGCCGACCTGATCGAAGGCATGAGCAACGCCCAGATCCTGAAGCTCGCAGGCGGCAACATGATGCTGGCCCGCTTCCGCTTCGACGACACCGCCATCCTCGGCATGCTGACCAGCCACACCAAGGAACGCAGCCTGGCCCAGTCGCACGCCGCCATCCTGATGGCCGGCCAGCCGGTCGAAGAGATCGTATAA
- a CDS encoding response regulator, which yields MAKTILAVDDSSSLRQMVAFSLKAAGYNVVEAVDGQDGLDKAKQQAVDLVLTDQNMPRMDGLALIKTLRTLPAYAKTPILMLTTESSDEMKAKGRAAGANGWLVKPFDPQRLIEVVKKVIG from the coding sequence ATGGCAAAAACGATTCTCGCGGTCGACGATTCCAGTTCGCTGCGCCAGATGGTGGCCTTCAGCCTGAAGGCGGCTGGCTACAACGTGGTGGAAGCCGTCGACGGCCAGGACGGCCTCGACAAGGCGAAGCAGCAGGCCGTGGATCTGGTGCTGACCGACCAGAACATGCCGCGCATGGACGGCCTGGCGCTGATCAAGACCCTGCGCACCCTGCCGGCCTACGCCAAGACCCCCATCCTGATGCTGACCACCGAATCGTCCGACGAGATGAAGGCCAAGGGCCGCGCCGCCGGCGCCAATGGCTGGCTGGTCAAGCCCTTCGATCCGCAGCGCCTGATCGAGGTGGTCAAGAAAGTGATCGGCTGA
- the flhC gene encoding flagellar transcriptional regulator FlhC gives MSKKSVVTEAQEIQLAIELINLGARLQLLETEVSLSRERLLKLYKELKGVSPPKGMLPFSTDWFLTWQPNIHSSLFINIHNFLVEHAGATGIEAVMKAYKLYLEQMPPEPGEEPLLSLTRAWTLVRFFQSGMLQLAPCSKCQGKFVVNSLDLNADYQCGLCHMPSRAGKTRKAKDAASQ, from the coding sequence ATGAGCAAAAAGAGCGTCGTCACGGAAGCACAGGAAATCCAGCTCGCGATCGAACTGATCAACCTGGGCGCCCGCCTGCAGTTGCTCGAGACCGAAGTCTCGCTGTCGCGTGAACGCCTGCTCAAGCTGTACAAGGAACTCAAGGGTGTCTCTCCACCCAAGGGCATGCTGCCGTTCTCGACCGACTGGTTCCTGACCTGGCAACCGAACATCCATTCCTCGCTCTTCATCAATATCCATAACTTCCTGGTCGAACATGCCGGCGCCACCGGCATCGAGGCGGTGATGAAGGCCTACAAGCTCTACCTCGAACAGATGCCGCCCGAGCCGGGCGAAGAGCCGCTGCTGTCCCTGACCCGCGCCTGGACCCTGGTGCGCTTCTTCCAGAGCGGCATGCTGCAACTGGCCCCATGCAGCAAGTGCCAGGGCAAGTTCGTCGTCAATTCCCTCGACCTGAACGCCGATTACCAGTGCGGCCTGTGCCACATGCCTTCGCGTGCCGGCAAGACCCGCAAGGCCAAGGACGCGGCCAGCCAGTAA
- the kynU gene encoding kynureninase — translation MSMTTLTREACLARDADDPLRALRERFDLPEGVIYLDGNSLGARPRAALARAQEVVAREWGRDLITSWNTAGWFDMPKRLGDRLAPLLGARAGEVAVTDTTSLNLFKALAAALQLQAQGPASGRRTIVTERSNFPTDIYMAEGLSRWLDRGYRVRLVDGVDEIAAAVDADCAVLMLTHVNYRTGYQHDMAALTRHAHAQGALAVWDLAHSAGAVPLDLHAAEADFAVGCTYKYLNGGPGAPAFIWVPERHQARFDHPLSGWWGHAAPFAMAPAFAPCDGIGRALCGTQPVVSLSLVECGLEIFAETSMEAIRAKSLALTDLFIALVESRCAGHPLELVTPREHARRGSQVSFTHPHGYAVMQALIARGVIGDYREPHIMRFGFTPLYTSYAEVWDAVEVLKDILDRNAYDAGAQRSAVT, via the coding sequence ATGAGCATGACTACCCTGACCCGCGAGGCCTGCCTGGCCCGCGACGCCGACGACCCGCTGCGCGCCCTGCGCGAACGCTTCGACCTGCCCGAGGGCGTGATCTACCTGGACGGGAACTCGCTCGGCGCCCGGCCCCGGGCCGCGCTGGCGCGCGCCCAGGAGGTCGTGGCGCGCGAATGGGGCCGCGACCTGATCACGAGCTGGAACACGGCCGGCTGGTTCGACATGCCCAAGCGCCTGGGCGACCGCCTGGCCCCGCTGCTGGGCGCGCGCGCCGGCGAGGTGGCGGTTACCGACACCACCTCGCTCAATTTGTTCAAGGCCCTGGCCGCCGCGCTCCAGCTCCAGGCCCAGGGGCCGGCGAGCGGCCGCCGCACCATCGTCACCGAGCGCAGCAACTTCCCGACCGATATCTATATGGCCGAAGGCCTGAGCCGCTGGCTCGACCGCGGCTACCGGGTGCGCCTGGTCGACGGCGTGGACGAGATTGCCGCCGCGGTCGACGCCGACTGCGCGGTGCTGATGCTCACCCACGTCAACTACCGCACCGGCTACCAGCACGACATGGCGGCCCTCACCCGCCACGCCCATGCGCAAGGCGCGCTGGCGGTCTGGGACCTGGCCCACTCGGCCGGCGCGGTGCCGCTCGACCTGCACGCCGCCGAAGCCGACTTCGCGGTCGGCTGCACCTACAAATACCTGAACGGCGGCCCCGGTGCCCCGGCCTTCATCTGGGTGCCCGAGCGCCACCAGGCGCGCTTCGACCATCCGCTCTCGGGCTGGTGGGGCCATGCCGCGCCCTTCGCGATGGCCCCCGCCTTCGCGCCCTGCGACGGCATCGGGCGCGCCCTGTGCGGCACCCAGCCGGTGGTCTCGCTGTCGCTGGTCGAGTGCGGCCTGGAGATCTTCGCCGAGACCAGCATGGAAGCGATTCGCGCCAAGTCGCTGGCCCTGACCGACCTCTTCATCGCGCTGGTGGAAAGCCGCTGCGCCGGCCACCCGCTCGAACTCGTCACCCCGCGCGAGCATGCGCGGCGCGGCAGCCAGGTCAGCTTCACCCATCCGCACGGCTACGCCGTGATGCAGGCCCTGATCGCGCGCGGCGTGATCGGCGACTACCGCGAGCCGCACATCATGCGTTTCGGCTTCACGCCCCTGTACACCAGCTACGCCGAGGTCTGGGACGCGGTCGAGGTCCTCAAGGACATCCTCGACCGCAATGCCTACGACGCCGGCGCCCAGCGCAGCGCCGTGACCTGA
- the motB gene encoding flagellar motor protein MotB: protein MADDGARPIVIKRIKKVSGGHHGGAWKIAYADFVTAMMAFFLLMWLLGSTSKGDLEGISEFFKNPLKVAMQGGSGSGDSSSVIKGGGEDLTRRAGQVKKGDIDPTSKTYDLQAAKQALERQEAERLQSLKTKIESIIEVNPMLKKYKNQLLLDITSEGLRIQIVDEKNRPMFALAKAELQPYTKDILHVIGMVLNEVPNKVGLSGHTDSTPYYSEAGYSNWELSADRANASRREMVLGGLGEDKVLRVVGLAAAAHLDRKDPFNPVNRRISIIVMNKRTEEAVMRDAASLEVPAQDAQAAAMATAGAVSGQGK, encoded by the coding sequence ATGGCTGACGACGGCGCACGGCCGATTGTCATCAAGCGCATCAAGAAGGTCTCCGGCGGTCATCACGGCGGCGCCTGGAAGATCGCCTACGCCGACTTCGTGACGGCGATGATGGCCTTCTTCCTGCTCATGTGGCTGCTGGGTTCGACCTCCAAGGGCGACCTCGAAGGCATCTCGGAATTCTTCAAGAACCCGCTCAAGGTGGCGATGCAGGGCGGCTCGGGCTCGGGCGACTCTTCCTCGGTCATCAAGGGCGGCGGCGAAGACCTGACCCGGCGCGCCGGCCAGGTCAAGAAGGGCGACATCGACCCGACTTCCAAGACCTACGACCTGCAGGCGGCCAAGCAGGCGCTCGAGCGCCAGGAAGCGGAGCGCCTGCAATCGCTCAAGACCAAGATCGAGTCGATCATCGAGGTCAACCCGATGCTCAAGAAGTACAAGAACCAGCTGCTGCTCGACATCACCAGCGAAGGCTTGCGCATCCAGATCGTGGACGAGAAGAACCGCCCGATGTTCGCGCTGGCCAAGGCCGAGCTGCAGCCCTATACCAAGGACATCCTGCACGTGATCGGCATGGTGCTCAACGAAGTGCCGAACAAGGTCGGCCTGTCGGGCCACACCGATTCGACCCCGTATTACAGCGAAGCCGGCTACAGCAACTGGGAGCTGTCGGCCGACCGCGCCAACGCCTCGCGCCGCGAAATGGTGCTGGGCGGCCTGGGCGAGGACAAGGTGCTGCGCGTGGTGGGCCTGGCCGCGGCCGCCCATCTCGACCGCAAGGACCCGTTCAACCCGGTCAACCGGCGCATCAGCATCATCGTGATGAACAAGCGCACCGAAGAGGCGGTCATGCGTGACGCCGCCTCGCTGGAGGTGCCGGCGCAGGATGCGCAGGCCGCGGCGATGGCCACCGCGGGCGCGGTGTCGGGCCAGGGCAAGTAG
- the kynA gene encoding tryptophan 2,3-dioxygenase, whose translation MNDKTNPQAGEWHGAKLDFKESMSYGDYLGLNQILTAQHPLSPNHNEMLFIVQHQTSELWIKLMLHELQAVRRHIRDDNLPPAFKMLARVARIMDQLVHAWDVLATMTPPEYTAIRPFLASSSGFQSFQYRELEFILGNKNRALLAVHEKFPDAHALLERELHAPSLYDEAVMLLARKGLPIAAARLQRDWTEPTSADDSVKAAWLEVYRDTERHWALYELAEKLVDMETAFRFWRFRHVSTVERIIGFKTGTGGTAGVSYLRKMLDVVLFPELFALRTEL comes from the coding sequence ATGAACGACAAGACCAATCCACAGGCCGGCGAATGGCACGGCGCCAAGCTGGACTTCAAGGAGTCCATGAGCTATGGCGACTACCTCGGCCTGAACCAGATCCTCACGGCCCAGCACCCGCTCTCGCCCAACCACAACGAGATGCTGTTCATCGTCCAGCACCAGACCAGCGAACTGTGGATCAAGCTGATGCTGCACGAGCTGCAGGCGGTGCGCCGCCACATCCGCGACGACAACCTGCCGCCGGCCTTCAAGATGCTGGCCCGGGTGGCGCGCATCATGGACCAGCTGGTCCATGCCTGGGACGTGCTGGCCACGATGACGCCGCCCGAGTACACCGCGATCCGCCCCTTCCTGGCCTCGTCCTCGGGCTTCCAGTCCTTCCAGTACCGCGAGCTCGAGTTCATCCTCGGGAACAAGAACCGCGCCCTGCTGGCGGTGCATGAGAAATTCCCCGATGCGCATGCGCTGCTGGAGCGCGAGCTGCACGCGCCCTCGCTTTACGACGAGGCGGTGATGCTACTGGCGCGCAAGGGCTTGCCGATCGCCGCCGCGCGCCTGCAGCGCGACTGGACCGAGCCGACCAGCGCCGACGACAGCGTCAAGGCGGCCTGGCTCGAGGTGTACCGCGACACCGAACGCCACTGGGCCCTGTACGAGCTGGCCGAGAAGCTGGTCGACATGGAGACCGCCTTCCGCTTCTGGCGCTTCCGCCACGTCAGCACGGTCGAGCGCATCATCGGCTTCAAGACCGGCACCGGCGGCACCGCCGGCGTGAGCTACCTGCGCAAGATGCTCGACGTGGTCTTGTTCCCCGAGCTGTTCGCGCTGCGCACGGAACTGTAA